DNA sequence from the Hoylesella buccalis ATCC 35310 genome:
GAACTGACGAATCTCAAGTTCGCTTTTTGCTTCCGGCAGCTTGTATTCTCCCTTGAACCGCACTTCTTCCGGAATCTCTTGATAAAGATCATCGAGCGACTTGACGCCAATCTTCTCCAACATCTGAGCTACATCCTCTTCCGTATGTGGAAAAAACTTGTAAGTCATTGTATTTATTTGTTACAGAATTCTTCGTATTTCTTGGCATCCATCAGGTTGTCCAGCTCGCTGGTATCCGACAGTTCTACCTTAATAATCCATGCACCGAAAGCATCTTGGTTAATCAACTCTGGTGTGTCTTCCAAAGCCTCATTCACCTCTACAACCTTTCCACTCACGGGAGTACTGAGGTCGCTGGCAGCCTTTACGCTCTCAACGGCACCAAAATCGTCGCCTGCTTCTATCTCGTCGTCAACGTCTGGCAGGTCCACATAAACGATGTTGCCTAATGCCTGTTGTGCATAATCGGTAATACCGATGCTGGCGATGTTACCTTCTACTTTTACAAACTCATGTGACTCGCTATAATAGAGTCCTTCAATCACTTTTGCCATAATATGTTATATTAATTAATGTTATACTTGATAGTTGCTTCACTGTGTTCTCCGTTCATTCCCTCATCGTTGAGAAAAGCTATTTGGGAAACGGTGACTGGCTTCCATACTCTTCGGACTTGTCCTGTTGATGGAAACCACCGCTGGGAGAAACCCACAGCTAAGTTAGTCTTTCTTATAATGTTTGTCGTAGAATCTCTTCTTCACGACCACACACTTAAATGTCTTTTTGCGAATCTGGATTTCCAGTTCGGTACCTAATTTCGCATCTTCCTTGTTCACCAGAGCGAAGGCCACACTCTTGTCCACGCTGATGGCATGGTAGCCAGTGGTTATCACACCGACCTGCTGTCCGTCCCTCAGAACGGCATAACCATGACGAGGGATGGCCTTTTCTTGCAGCTCCAGACCGATTACTCTTTGCTTGACGCCTTCTTCTTTCTGCTTCACAATGGCCTCTTTGCCGATGAATTCTTCCTTGTCCAGTTTGCAGAACATGCTCAAACCAGCCATAACAGGCGAAATCTCTGCAGACAGTTCGTTGCCGTAAAGTGGCAATCCTACTTCGAAGCGCAGGGTGTCACGACAGCCAAGGCCACAGGGTACGCACCGCTTGCTCGCCATCAAGGCATCCCATGTATTAATAATGTACGCGTGAGAGCCGTAGATTTCAAATCCGTCCTCGCCCGTGTAGCCCGTACGACTGATGATGACATTCTCGCCATCAACGTCTACTGTCTTCGCTGTATAGAACTGAAGATCCGTGCAATCCAGGTGCAACACCTCTTTCATCACGGCTTCTGCCTCGGGTCCTTGCACGGCCAGCTGTGCATAATAGTCAGAGCAGTGGTCAATGGTTACATCAAAACCCTCGGCGTTTTCGCGCATCCAGGCCACATCCTTATCGATGTTGGCAGCGTTGAAGACGAGGAAAAACTCGTTTTCACCCATCTTGTAAACCAACAGGTCGTCCACCGTTCCACCGTCAGGGTAGAGCATCATGCCGTAAAATACCTGATTGATAGGCGCACCTGCCACATCGTTGGTGAAGATGTGGTTGACATATCGTTCGGCATCTGCGCCTGTTATGTAAGCCTCGCCCATGTGTGATACGTCAAAAACGCCACAATGTTGGCGTACCGCTTGATGTTCTTCGATGATGGACGAGTACAGAATGGGCATCTCAAATCCTGCAAAGGGTTGCATCTGCGCACCCAATGCCACGTGTTTGTCGTACAAACAAGTTTTTTTATTTTCCATGTTTTTGATGTTTAAGTGTAGATTTTTCGTATTTGTTTTCATTTTTTAGTAGTCTGTAGTTGGTGTCAAGTTAGGATGGTTGCAAGGCGGTTTTCATTCAGCCAATATCAAATCAACCAACTGTTGCTTCTTCAGATTTCTGATGATGTCGTCCAAACGGTCGGGCAGGGCGTTCGCGATAGCCTGTGCGTTGTAAGGTACATGGCGCAACTTCTTAAGAATGCCATTGTCCAGGTCGCCCGTCAGGAAGTAGTCGCCCATGATGTTGGCCTCTTTGATGACATTGTTTTTCAGTTCAAGTCGCACCTCCAATTCGCCAACGCCTTCAATCCGTTTTTTGTGAACGATGGAGTAACGGGGATTGTTGCCGTATGTAAAATCGTCCGACAGGTAGTCTTGTTCAATCTCTTCGATACCCTTCACGTCATCGGCTGTCAGGGTGATTGTCGATGAGCAGAGGTGTTGACGTGCAAAACGTTTGACCTCTTCGAGGGTAAGCGTGGTGTGATCCTTGAGCAGAGCGATGTGCTGGCGAATGCTCTGCACCCCTTTGCTGATGAGTTTTTCTTGGCTGGGCGTAATGCTGGCCACCATGTTTTGTATATTGGTGTCGTAGAGCATGGTGCCATGAACGATGCTTCGCCCCGGTACATGGTAGAATGCGTTGCCTGACACCTTTTTATCGCCAATGAGAATGTCGTTTCGTCCACCCGAATGGGCATCTACCCCCATGGCCTGAAGCATGTCTACCACGCGCTTGATGTATTGGCAGAATACCATGTTCACCTGGTCGTCGTGTGTGATGCAGGAGAACAGAATGCAGCCCTCGTCAACGTAGATGCAGCCACCTCCGCTTTTTCGCCTGATGAGGTGGATGCCTTTTTCCTGGCAATACTCGGTGTTTACTTCGTTGTCGATGAGTTGGTTACGTCCAAACATCACCGTTGGCGGCACTTGCCACATGAAGAAACAATCCTCCGTACTGTCGACATGTCGTGCAATATATTCTTCCATCGCCAGGTAGAAGCTGGTGAGTCTGCTAGGTTCTGATACTTCGACGTAGACCATTTGATTGTTTAGGTTTAAAGTTATCTGCATGCAAATATAATGAATTCTTGCAGATTAATTCAAGAAAATTCAATAAAAGTTTTTTCAATTTATCCAACCAGCATGTTCAAAATTAATCATTAACCTAAAAGATTGCATTTTTTTGTGAGGAAAAGTACGGATGCTCCCTTGATATTATGTGTACTCTATTCTTAATTTGATAACCACATTTGCTGGTGTTGCGCACGAATTTTAGATTGCAGTGCACTGTGTTTTCGTGCTCTAAGCGCAAACATAAAGTGGAAATGTGATGAGGAATTTTCTTGACAAAGGTCGCTTCAATGCTTGGCGTATTTACAAACAACCTCGCCCTTGCTTTCAAATACGACAAAGATGAACGATGTTTACAAGTGAAAGATAATCAATACGTTGCAGTTATTTGTAAAAGTTTTGCTCTATCTTTCAATGTTTTTTGAAGCCAAAAGCTATGCTATAAGCGTGTAATATGTATGCCTTTGGCGGGGTATTGCATGGTAATTGTTGCGTAAAAGTATGGTTCTTGTAGAAAAAATCAAGCGTTTTTGCGTACAACATCGTTATTTCAACCAATGTCATTGCTCGTTTGTCCCTTGCTTGCCTATTGATTTTTTCCAGAATAGAAATTTTGGATGGCCATTTTAGAGGCCTTTTTTGATGAAAATAACAGACAAATTTAGTGGAAATGGTTCAGCGCAATCGTAGGGATGTGGGGTTTGTGCGTTCCTACGATTGCGCTGGCATACAAAAGGCGTTGGTTTGTCATTCACGATTCGTCAATCATCTCTCGGTATATGCGTGCGGTGAGGGGCGTGGCTCTTACGACAGCTTGCGCAAGATGGCCGTCATGGCTTATCCTAAATGTTGGCGATGGACATGATGTTGGCGAACACGCCTGCGGCTGTCACGTCGGCACCAGCTCCATAGCCTTGTATCTGCATGGGGTAGTCTTTGTAACGCTCGGTGGTGAGCAGCACGATGTTGTTACTGCCCTCGAGGTTGTAGAACGGATGCTGCCGGTCAACGGCTTGCAGAGCCACTTGCATGTGTCCATGCTCCATGGAGGCCACGAATCGCCATCTCTGGCCTTGTTCTTCCAGTCGCTTTCGGCGCACATCAAAGTCGGCATCCAAGAGGGGTAAGCGTTTCCAGAAGTCGTCCAGACTGCCTTCAAAATAGTCGGCTGGCACAAACAGATGCTTCTCCACGTCATTTTGTTCAGCCTTGTAGCCGGCTTCTCGCGTCAGGATTACCAGTTTTCGGATAACATCCTTGCCGCTCAAGTCGATGCGTGGGTCGGGTTCGCTGTAGCCTTCAGTCTGCGCGCGGCGTACGGTTGCTGAGAACGGAACGTCGGCGGAAAGTTCGTTGAAGATAAAATTGAGGGTGCCACTCAGCACGGCTTCAATCTTCAAGATTTTGTCTCCCGAGTTGCGCAGGTCGTTGATGGTGCCGATGATGGGCAGTCCGGCGCCGACGTTGGTTTCGTATCTGAACTTCACGCCCCGCATCACGGCTGTTTGTTTCAGAGCCAAGTATTCGTTGTAAGGTGAGGATGCGGCTATTTTGTTGGCTGCCACCACGCTGATGTTATGTTCGAGAAAGGTTTGATAGAGTGCGGCAATCTCTTCACTGGCGGTGCAATCGACGAACACAGAGTTGAAAATATTCATGTTGAGGATATGGTCGCGCAGGGCAGAGGGCGAGCTGAGGTCAGATTCTTTCAACGCTTCCCTGTAATTGTTCAGGTCAATGCCGTCACGGTTGTAAATGGCATGTTTTGACGAAGCGATGCCTACGACGTTGAGTTTGAGCTGCGAATGGCGTTTCAGCTCTTCGTATTGCGTTCGAATCTGTTCGATGAGCTTGCCGCCAACGGTACCTATTCCGCAGATAAACAGGTTCAGTACCTTGTATTCTGATAGGAAAAACGAGTCGTGCAGCACGTTCAGCGCCTTGCGAAGGTATGGAGCCTCGATGACTACCGATATGTTGGTTTCGCTGGATCCCTGTGCGAAGGCAATCACACTGATGCCCGATCGGCCGAGCGTCTCAAAGAGTTTGGCGGCTATTCCCGGCAGGTGTCTCATGTTTTCGCCCACGATGGCGATGGTAGCCAAGCCTTTCTGTGCTTCCATGGAGAACATGGCACCGGTCTGAATCTCCTTGGCAAACTCTTCGTTGAGCACCTTGACAGCTTCTTCGGCATCCTTTTCCTGTACGCCAATGCTGGTAGAATTTTCGGAAGAAGCCTGACTGACCAGGAACACGGAGATGCCCTTGTCGGCCAGGGCCGTGAAAATGCGTCGGTTTACACCAATCACACCCACCATGGAGAGGCCGCTCACATTGATGAGTGCCGTGCCTTTGATGCTGGATATACCCTTGATGGGCTTGCCATCGTTGGCTATTTGGGCTTTGATAATGGTGCCTTCGCCGTCTGGGTCGAAGGTGTTTTTCACCTTGATGGGGATGTTCTTGACGCACACGGGGTAGATGGTTGGTGGATAAACCACTTTGGCGCCGAAGTTACACAGCTCCATAGCCTCGATGTAGCTCAGTTCGTTGATGGTGTAAGCGGTCTTAATCACCTTCGGATCGGCCGTCATAAAGCCGTTGACATCAGTCCATATCTCCAATATCTCCGCGTTTAGCGCTGCGGCGATGATAGATGCCGTGTAGTCTGACCCACCTCGTCCGAGGTTGGTGATTTCGTTGGTATTCTTGTCTTGACTGATGAAACCCGGCACGAGAGAGATGCGGGGGAGGGTGGCAAACGTGTGTTTAACCAGTTTGTAGGTGAGCTGGCTGTCCAGTGTGTGCTTGTCATGCTTGCGTTCGGTCTTGATAAATTCGCGGGCATCGTACCATTTAGCGCCTTTGATGAACGTGGCGACGATTTTCGAACTCAATCGTTCGCCATAGCTCACGATGGCATCTTGCGTCTTCCGACTTAAATCATGAATGAGATAAACGCCGAAGTAAATGGATCGTAGTTGTTCAAAAAGAGCGTCAACGGTATAGAACAACTCTTCTCTCCGCGCATTGTCTGTGATGATGGTGTCAATGAGTTTGTGGTGCCTGTCTACCATCTCGCTGAACTGTTGTTTCCATTCGTCATCACCTTGCAAGGCCTGTTGGGCAGTTGACAGCAATTGATCGGTGATGCCTCCCAAGGCACTGACTACCACAATCACTGGTTGCTGCTTGGCAGTTTGTTCTACAATTCTCTTCAAAGAGCGGATGCTCTTGACGGAACCAACGGATGTTCCGCCGAATTTCAATACTTTCATTTTACTGTTTTTTAATGTTTTATGCCACCCGACAAAAGTGGTTTTGATGATTTGTTGATTTCGCTTCTCAGCATTACGAACAGAAACGTGGGCGTTATCCAGCCTACAACGATGGTGAACGCATTGGGTTTCATGCCTCATCATGCTGCGAAGTCGATATTTGGTGACAAAAGTACGAAAAAACTTTGAATGGCTTATCATACAACATTGATTTCCCTTCGATGGGCATGAACTTTGAAAAGAGTTGGTTTTAATCTGAAAAATACTTGGGTAGCTGGAAAAAAAATACTTATTTTGCAAAGAGATAAGGTGTTTTGTGACATCCTTTTTTGTCGAAAATCTACAAAATTTCTTCATTCATGATCAAAGAATTTCAAATCAGACTTCTTCCTCAGCATGCTCATTCCGAGCAGACTATCATTGAATATCTGGCCAAGGAAAAGGGAATGGATGCCCGAACGGTGAAGCATGTGCGGGTGTTGAAACGGTCTGTTGACGCACGGCAGCGAACGGTGTATGTGAATCTTAGTTTGAGAGTGTACATCAATGAGTTGCCACAGGATGAGGAATTCATCAGGACAGTTTATCCGGATGTGTCCCAAAAGCCTCGTGTCATCGTGGTGGGAGCTGGTCCGGCGGGACTTTTCGCCGCACTTCGTTTGATTGAAGAGGGCTTCAAACCCGTGGTCATCGAGCGGGGGAAGAATGTCAGGGAGCGCAAGAAAGACCTTGCCATGATTACCAAGACGCAGAAGGTGGATGCTGAAAGCAACTATTGTTTTGGTGAAGGTGGCGCCGGTGCGTATTCGGATGGCAAACTGTATACCCGCTCGAAGAAGCGTGGTTCGGTTGAGAAAATTCTCAATGTGTTTTGCCAACATGGTGCTTCAACCTCGATCTTGGCCGACGCACATCCGCATATCGGTACGGACAAGTTGCCGAAGGTCATCGAAAACATGCGAAATACCATCATCAACAGTGGTGGAGAGGTGCATTTTGAAACCAAGATGACGGCTTTCTTGCTGTCTGCCGAGGGGGATGAGGTGCTGGGCGTTGAAGCCGTGCGATTGTCTTCGGGGCAGGAAGTTACGTTCAAAGGGCCGGTCATCTTGGCCACCGGACACAGTGCGCGTGACGTATATCGATATTTGAGTGGTGCCAAAATAGAAATCGAACCGAAAGGATTGGCGGTTGGAGTGCGCTTGGAACATCCTTCAATGTTGATCGATCAGATACAATATCATGATAAGCGGGGTCGGGGAAAATATCTTCCGGCGGCCGAATATTCATTTGTCAGTCAGGTGGAAGGACGTGGCGTTTACTCGTTCTGCATGTGTCCGGGTGGCTTTGTCATCCCTTCTGCCACGGGTCCGAGGCAAATAGTGGTGAATGGAATGAGTCCCAGTAACCGCGGAACGAAGTGGTCGAATGCGGGCATGGTGGTGGAATTGCATCCTGAAGACGTTCGCCAGGCAGGCATGTTGATGCCCAGTGATGATGAAAAGCTGAATGATGATTTGGTGATGATGCAGTTGCAGGAACAATTGGAATACACTTGTTGGTTGCAGGGAAATAGGCAACAAACTGCTCCGGCGCAGCGAATGGCTGACTTTGTGAACAGCAAATTGTCATACGACTTATCGGCATCCAGTTATGCTCCCGGCTTAATGAGCAGTCCACTTCACTTTTGGATGCCGCCATTTATCGCCCATCGTTTGCAAGAAGGCTTCAAGAAGTTTGGACAGATGAGCCGTGGTTTCCTGACCAATGAAGCTGTCGTGATAGCCGTTGAGACGCGAACGTCGTCGCCCGTGCGTATTCTCCGCGACCGCGAAACGCTGCAACATGTTCGCGTTCGTGGCCTCTTTCCTTGTGGAGAGGGCGCTGGCTATGCAGGTGGAATCGTCTCTGCCGGTATTGATGGTGAGCGATGTGCCGAGCGATGCGCTGCGTTTCTGTCTAAATGACAAACGTGTTGATAAATTTTGTGGGGACAAAATAAGAAACGGACGTGCCGCCAGATGGACACGTCCGTTTGATATATAGATAATCAAGTGTATGATTTCTCGTTTCAGCGCATGGTTATCTGTTGATAAACTTCTTGCCATTTTGTATAACAACACCCTTATATGTCTTGTCAACACGCTGGCCAGCCAAGTTGTACATCGGTGCATTTTCGTTGAGGGTCTTGCTCTCTGCATTTAAGTTGTCAATCCCAGTCGTTGTGTCGATGCTGATAATCGTAATCTGATAATTGCCATTAAACATGCTGACAATACCTTTGACGGTTTTGTTATTAGCCCCTTCCAGCGTTGACAGATCATTATAGGCGTCTAAGTGGAAGCCGTTGTACAATTGAATCTTTTGATCTCCGACGTGGGCATAGTAGTTGGTGTGCGTCCCCGATTGTTCGCTCTGTATGGTTACTCCTTCCACTTGTACCAAGTCAGAGAGGTTCTCGCCCGCCTTGTCGGGGGTGATGACCTTTGGTTTTGCTGGTGTACCATTGGTGATGGTCAACCCGTCAGCGTTGGTTTTATCGGTATTCACACCTTCGGGCAGTCCTTTAAAGTCTTTTAGTTCCAAGGTTACTTCACCGTTCACCATCTGGTTTTCTTTGAGGGTTAGTCCGCTATTGTACAACAGCAGGGCACCTGTAGCATCGCGGATGTAAGTGCTGGTGTTGCCTTTGTTACTGGTCCATGTGTAGAGTACCTGTGCATTATTCAATTTTAATTGAGCGGTAGTACCGTCAGATAACGCCTTAAAAGCTGCAATGTTATCTACTGTTTGTACTTCAGGGGTAGGAGTAACAGCTCCACCTTCTAAGGTAACGACTACTTTATAGGCACGTACTTGTTTCGTAGTCTTAAAAGTGATAGAGGTAGCCTTACCTGTCCATGTAGCTGTTTCTTTAGTAATTACCAGGCCTTCTTGTGTAGCAAAGTTGGATGCTGCATGTCTTTTATCGCCTGAGCAGGTCATCTCGACTTTTACAATGTTTTTGTCAGTAGCAGATAGGGTTACGCTTGAATTGGAATAGAAACGGTATTCTGCTTTCTTTGTCTTGTAATGAACGGCTGCAAGTGCAGCATTTGTGCACGAAAGAGTGACACCGTCTTTGCTTACTTGGTCAGGTTTTCCATCTCCTGTTTGTGTTCCTTTGTCTACATTGGCGTCAAATGTCACTTGTGCAAAGGTGATGCTGCTTATCAAAGCGAGCAAACTCATTACTGAAATGCGTAAAATTTTGTTCATACTCAATAATTTCTAAAGTTAGTTTATAAGTTATTTAGTTGGAGCAAAGTTACAAAATATACTCGATATTGATGTTTTTCTATATATTAATTTTTTGTGACAACACGTCTTTTTAATAGTTTAAATGACTGCTGCTTTCAGTTTATTGTTGACTGATTGTTAAATATTGAACTTTTTAGGGGTAAAATTTGTTATTGTCAATCTTAAACATTATATTTGTCACAGTTTTTAGATTTCATGATTTATGAAATCGTCCCTCGAGGTTGGTAGCATCCTGCACCAACCTCTTTTTTTTTGCTTCTGTGTCGCATCAATGTGTCAAATAGGCTGTTCCAAATGTTGACTACTCGTGGGAACATGGAATTCGTTTGTTATACAGATCAATCATTGTGGTTCAAAAAAAGAGGGGGTATCACTGTTTTGATACTCCCTCCTCTATGTGTATGTATACTATAAAAGTAGTCTTTGCTTATTTCTTAGCCTCTTCCATGACGCCCTCAATGTACAGACGGGTCATCTCTGGCTCCCCATTGGTGCGTACCGTGATGGTCTTTTTGAAGTGTCCAGGGAATCTACCTTTGCCGTTGTACGTTACTTTTATCTCACCTTTCTTTCCTGGTTGAACAGGAGTTTTGGTGTAAGCTGGCACAGTGCAACCACAGCTTGCCACAGCTTGATTGACGATAAGCGGGGCGTTACCCACGTTAGTGAAGGTAAAAACGCACTTCTGCTCAGGTGTGCTTTCATTGAATTTGCCAAAGTCGTGAGTGATTTTGTCAAACTTGATTTGTGCTTTTTGTTGTGCGTTTACTATGGTAAAACAAGCAAACAGCATCATGGATAACATGATCAGTTTTTTCATTTTCTAGTCCTTTCTTTTTTATTCGGTTTGGGCAAAGGTATAAATAAATTAATGAGATTCCAATGAATATTAAGAAATATTATACTATCAATGCTCTCCGGGTGCTATTTTATATTATAATGTGGAATGAAATATGTTTCGTAGATAATTTTAACTTATGCGAATACTGGTACATGGTCACCAGTGAAACGAGAAGAACTTCCACGGCCAAAAATCAAAAAAGAACTGGTTGAAGTGGTAATGTGTGTGCAAACAGTTCAAAAATAGTTAATAATGTGAAGATAATCAAGACGAATTGCATATCTTTGCAGTGTATGATTGAAATAAAACTTGAAGAAAACGTTCTGCAAAAAGCAGCTGAAGAAGGGATGGATGTATTTCTTCAGGCGATTGTGGATACGATTTATGATGCGATAGGCGGAGAACTGACGGCCGACTCGATGCAACAACTAAACTCGGATCAAATTACGCTGTTGGCTTATCACATCCTTCATCAGGAAGTGATGGACGGTGGATTCGTACAGCTCATTCATAACGGTTATGGTCCCTTTATCTTCAGAAACCCTTTTGACAAGGCTCTGAAAAGCTGGGACATCCACGATTTGTCTAAGATGATAGGGAAATGTCATAAGCTCTATCGTAAATATGCTGCCGAATTGGAACAAGATTGTTCTGACGACGAGTTTATGGCGTTGTTTGAGAAATATCCAGCCTTTGACGATTTTGACGATGAATTCGTTGAAAATGAAGAGCGTTGGACGGAAAATATTGCACGTTATGTGGATGAACACATCGGGCAATTTGTAAAGATTGTGTAAGAATGAATAAGGAAGAACTCGCACTAAGAAAAAAGAGTCCCATACAGATTAGGAACAAAAAAGCGTCATTTGAGTATTTTTTCATTGATACTTATACCGCCGGCATCGTGCTCACGGGTACGGAAATCAAGTCCATTCGCCTGGGTAAGGCCTCTTTGGTTGATGCCTTCTGCTACATTTATCATGGCGAAATTTGGATTAAAGGGATGAACATCAGTCCGTATTTCTATGGCTCTTACTCGAACCCAGAAGCCAAGCGTGACCGCAAGCTGTTGCTGACGAAACGTGAAATCAGAAAGTTGGAAGCCGACATCAAGGTAGCTGGTCATACCATCGTTCCCACCTTGGTGTTCATCGATGCGCATGGAAGAGCCAAGGTGGACATCGCTTTGGCTAAGGGAAAGAAGGAATACGACAAACGACAAACGCTGAAGGAAAAAGAAGACAGGCGAGAAATGGATAGGGCCGTCAAAAACTTTTAGATGTAGCGACGAAAGATGCAATGTGGTGTCATTGTTGTTTACGTTGCAGATGACCGGTCAAGGTGGTGACTGACTTTCATGATGAAATATACTCACGAGTAATCTTTAGGATTAGATAGGTGAAATATCGGTTGACTGAGTATGGCTATCATCAACCTTTCTGTGCAGATTCAAAAACGAAGTGCAAAACTTGTAGGCTGACTCTACCCCGGAGACTTTTGTTGTTTTTATTCCAAACTATTTGTAAAATCAAAAAATAGTGTTTATATTTGCGATACCATACAAGAATATATAGCGATATATTCAGATGATACTCAACACTTTTCTCTAATGACTAAAACCTTAAGGCGTATGAAACACTTTATTCTAACCGTGATATTGGTATGCATAATCGCATGCAAGTGCTGGCGTATATC
Encoded proteins:
- the gcvH gene encoding glycine cleavage system protein GcvH, which encodes MAKVIEGLYYSESHEFVKVEGNIASIGITDYAQQALGNIVYVDLPDVDDEIEAGDDFGAVESVKAASDLSTPVSGKVVEVNEALEDTPELINQDAFGAWIIKVELSDTSELDNLMDAKKYEEFCNK
- the gcvT gene encoding glycine cleavage system aminomethyltransferase GcvT, which produces MENKKTCLYDKHVALGAQMQPFAGFEMPILYSSIIEEHQAVRQHCGVFDVSHMGEAYITGADAERYVNHIFTNDVAGAPINQVFYGMMLYPDGGTVDDLLVYKMGENEFFLVFNAANIDKDVAWMRENAEGFDVTIDHCSDYYAQLAVQGPEAEAVMKEVLHLDCTDLQFYTAKTVDVDGENVIISRTGYTGEDGFEIYGSHAYIINTWDALMASKRCVPCGLGCRDTLRFEVGLPLYGNELSAEISPVMAGLSMFCKLDKEEFIGKEAIVKQKEEGVKQRVIGLELQEKAIPRHGYAVLRDGQQVGVITTGYHAISVDKSVAFALVNKEDAKLGTELEIQIRKKTFKCVVVKKRFYDKHYKKD
- a CDS encoding lipoate--protein ligase, encoding MVYVEVSEPSRLTSFYLAMEEYIARHVDSTEDCFFMWQVPPTVMFGRNQLIDNEVNTEYCQEKGIHLIRRKSGGGCIYVDEGCILFSCITHDDQVNMVFCQYIKRVVDMLQAMGVDAHSGGRNDILIGDKKVSGNAFYHVPGRSIVHGTMLYDTNIQNMVASITPSQEKLISKGVQSIRQHIALLKDHTTLTLEEVKRFARQHLCSSTITLTADDVKGIEEIEQDYLSDDFTYGNNPRYSIVHKKRIEGVGELEVRLELKNNVIKEANIMGDYFLTGDLDNGILKKLRHVPYNAQAIANALPDRLDDIIRNLKKQQLVDLILAE
- the thrA gene encoding bifunctional aspartate kinase/homoserine dehydrogenase I, whose product is MKVLKFGGTSVGSVKSIRSLKRIVEQTAKQQPVIVVVSALGGITDQLLSTAQQALQGDDEWKQQFSEMVDRHHKLIDTIITDNARREELFYTVDALFEQLRSIYFGVYLIHDLSRKTQDAIVSYGERLSSKIVATFIKGAKWYDAREFIKTERKHDKHTLDSQLTYKLVKHTFATLPRISLVPGFISQDKNTNEITNLGRGGSDYTASIIAAALNAEILEIWTDVNGFMTADPKVIKTAYTINELSYIEAMELCNFGAKVVYPPTIYPVCVKNIPIKVKNTFDPDGEGTIIKAQIANDGKPIKGISSIKGTALINVSGLSMVGVIGVNRRIFTALADKGISVFLVSQASSENSTSIGVQEKDAEEAVKVLNEEFAKEIQTGAMFSMEAQKGLATIAIVGENMRHLPGIAAKLFETLGRSGISVIAFAQGSSETNISVVIEAPYLRKALNVLHDSFFLSEYKVLNLFICGIGTVGGKLIEQIRTQYEELKRHSQLKLNVVGIASSKHAIYNRDGIDLNNYREALKESDLSSPSALRDHILNMNIFNSVFVDCTASEEIAALYQTFLEHNISVVAANKIAASSPYNEYLALKQTAVMRGVKFRYETNVGAGLPIIGTINDLRNSGDKILKIEAVLSGTLNFIFNELSADVPFSATVRRAQTEGYSEPDPRIDLSGKDVIRKLVILTREAGYKAEQNDVEKHLFVPADYFEGSLDDFWKRLPLLDADFDVRRKRLEEQGQRWRFVASMEHGHMQVALQAVDRQHPFYNLEGSNNIVLLTTERYKDYPMQIQGYGAGADVTAAGVFANIMSIANI
- a CDS encoding NAD(P)/FAD-dependent oxidoreductase; the protein is MIKEFQIRLLPQHAHSEQTIIEYLAKEKGMDARTVKHVRVLKRSVDARQRTVYVNLSLRVYINELPQDEEFIRTVYPDVSQKPRVIVVGAGPAGLFAALRLIEEGFKPVVIERGKNVRERKKDLAMITKTQKVDAESNYCFGEGGAGAYSDGKLYTRSKKRGSVEKILNVFCQHGASTSILADAHPHIGTDKLPKVIENMRNTIINSGGEVHFETKMTAFLLSAEGDEVLGVEAVRLSSGQEVTFKGPVILATGHSARDVYRYLSGAKIEIEPKGLAVGVRLEHPSMLIDQIQYHDKRGRGKYLPAAEYSFVSQVEGRGVYSFCMCPGGFVIPSATGPRQIVVNGMSPSNRGTKWSNAGMVVELHPEDVRQAGMLMPSDDEKLNDDLVMMQLQEQLEYTCWLQGNRQQTAPAQRMADFVNSKLSYDLSASSYAPGLMSSPLHFWMPPFIAHRLQEGFKKFGQMSRGFLTNEAVVIAVETRTSSPVRILRDRETLQHVRVRGLFPCGEGAGYAGGIVSAGIDGERCAERCAAFLSK
- a CDS encoding DUF1573 domain-containing protein encodes the protein MKKLIMLSMMLFACFTIVNAQQKAQIKFDKITHDFGKFNESTPEQKCVFTFTNVGNAPLIVNQAVASCGCTVPAYTKTPVQPGKKGEIKVTYNGKGRFPGHFKKTITVRTNGEPEMTRLYIEGVMEEAKK
- a CDS encoding DMP19 family protein translates to MIEIKLEENVLQKAAEEGMDVFLQAIVDTIYDAIGGELTADSMQQLNSDQITLLAYHILHQEVMDGGFVQLIHNGYGPFIFRNPFDKALKSWDIHDLSKMIGKCHKLYRKYAAELEQDCSDDEFMALFEKYPAFDDFDDEFVENEERWTENIARYVDEHIGQFVKIV
- the smpB gene encoding SsrA-binding protein SmpB, with product MNKEELALRKKSPIQIRNKKASFEYFFIDTYTAGIVLTGTEIKSIRLGKASLVDAFCYIYHGEIWIKGMNISPYFYGSYSNPEAKRDRKLLLTKREIRKLEADIKVAGHTIVPTLVFIDAHGRAKVDIALAKGKKEYDKRQTLKEKEDRREMDRAVKNF